The following coding sequences lie in one Drosophila sulfurigaster albostrigata strain 15112-1811.04 chromosome 2R, ASM2355843v2, whole genome shotgun sequence genomic window:
- the LOC133838213 gene encoding loricrin isoform X1, translated as MKTFILMSCLALAAARPEAGYNYNRPGGGGGSIGLGGGSGGFGGGSFGGSSGGGGFGGGSGGGFGGGSGGGFGGGSGGGFGGGSGGGFGGGSGGGFGGGSGGGFGGGIGGGFGGGGGGGGTTLVQKHIYVHVPPPEQEEVRQRPNLPVGQAQKHYKIIFIKAPSPPSYQAPVIPLQPQNEEKTLVYVLVKKPEDQQDIVIPTPAPTQPSKPEVYFIKYKTQKDGGGISGGSGGGYSSGGGGGDGGYTGDISGGGISGGGISGGGISAPSSNYGPPGKSGPY; from the exons ATGAAAACCTTCATCTTAATGTCCTGTCTGGCTCTGGCCGCGGCGCGCCCTGAAGCTGGCTACAACTACAACCGTCccggtggcggcggtggctcCATTGGCCTGGGCGGTGGCTCTGGAGGATTTGGAGGTGGTAGCTTCGGCGGCAGCTCCGGCGGCGGCGGCTTTGGTGGCGGATCCGGCGGAGGATTCGGTGGCGGCTCGGGTGGCGGATTCGGCGGTGGTTCAGGTGGCGGATTCGGCGGCGGCTCAGGAGGCGGTTTTGGCGGTGGCTCAGGAGGTGGATTCGGTGGCGGATCCGGCGGTGGTTTCGGAGGCG GCATCGGCGGTGGTTtcggaggcggcggcggcggcggtggcaccACCTTGGTGCAGAAGCACATCTATGTGCATGTGCCACCACCAGAGCAAGAGGAGGTCCGTCAGCGCCCCAATCTGCCCGTGGGACAAGCCCAGAAGCACTACAAGATCATCTTCATTAAGGCGCCATCTCCACCCTCGTACCAGGCTCCAGTCATTCCCCTGCAGCCCCAGAACGAAGAGAAGACCCTCGTCTATGTGTTGGTCAAGAAGCCCGAGGATCAGCAAGATATTGTCATTCCCACGCCAGCACCCACGCAGCCTTCGAAGCCCGAGGTCTACTTCATCAAGTACAAGACCCAAAAGGATGGCGGCGGCATCTCTGGAGGCTCCGGCGGTGGATACTCAtcaggcggcggcggcggtgatGGTGGCTACACTGGTGACATCTCTGGCGGTGGCATCTCTGGCGGCGGCATCTCCGGCGGTGGCATCTCGGCGCCATCCAGCAACTACGGCCCACCCGGCAAGTCTGGTCCCTACTAA
- the LOC133838213 gene encoding uncharacterized protein LOC133838213 isoform X2 has product MKTFILMSCLALAAARPEAGYNYNRPGGGGGSIGLGGGSGGFGGGSFGGSSGGGGFGGGSGGGFGGGSGGGFGGGSGGGFGGGSGGGFGGGSGGGFGGGSGGGFGGGGGGGGGTTLVQKHIYVHVPPPEQEEVRQRPNLPVGQAQKHYKIIFIKAPSPPSYQAPVIPLQPQNEEKTLVYVLVKKPEDQQDIVIPTPAPTQPSKPEVYFIKYKTQKDGGGISGGSGGGYSSGGGGGDGGYTGDISGGGISGGGISGGGISAPSSNYGPPGKSGPY; this is encoded by the exons ATGAAAACCTTCATCTTAATGTCCTGTCTGGCTCTGGCCGCGGCGCGCCCTGAAGCTGGCTACAACTACAACCGTCccggtggcggcggtggctcCATTGGCCTGGGCGGTGGCTCTGGAGGATTTGGAGGTGGTAGCTTCGGCGGCAGCTCCGGCGGCGGCGGCTTTGGTGGCGGATCCGGCGGAGGATTCGGTGGCGGCTCGGGTGGCGGATTCGGCGGTGGTTCAGGTGGCGGATTCGGCGGCGGCTCAGGAGGCGGTTTTGGCGGTGGCTCAGGAGGTGGATTCGGTGGCGGATCCGGCGGTGGTTTCGGAGGCG gcggcggcggcggcggtggcaccACCTTGGTGCAGAAGCACATCTATGTGCATGTGCCACCACCAGAGCAAGAGGAGGTCCGTCAGCGCCCCAATCTGCCCGTGGGACAAGCCCAGAAGCACTACAAGATCATCTTCATTAAGGCGCCATCTCCACCCTCGTACCAGGCTCCAGTCATTCCCCTGCAGCCCCAGAACGAAGAGAAGACCCTCGTCTATGTGTTGGTCAAGAAGCCCGAGGATCAGCAAGATATTGTCATTCCCACGCCAGCACCCACGCAGCCTTCGAAGCCCGAGGTCTACTTCATCAAGTACAAGACCCAAAAGGATGGCGGCGGCATCTCTGGAGGCTCCGGCGGTGGATACTCAtcaggcggcggcggcggtgatGGTGGCTACACTGGTGACATCTCTGGCGGTGGCATCTCTGGCGGCGGCATCTCCGGCGGTGGCATCTCGGCGCCATCCAGCAACTACGGCCCACCCGGCAAGTCTGGTCCCTACTAA
- the LOC133838213 gene encoding loricrin isoform X3, with product MKTFILMSCLALAAARPEAGYNYNRPGGGGGSIGLGGGSGGFGGGSFGGSSGGGGFGGGSGGGFGGGSGGGFGGGSGGGFGGGSGGGFGGGSGGGFGGGSGGGFGGGGGGGGTTLVQKHIYVHVPPPEQEEVRQRPNLPVGQAQKHYKIIFIKAPSPPSYQAPVIPLQPQNEEKTLVYVLVKKPEDQQDIVIPTPAPTQPSKPEVYFIKYKTQKDGGGISGGSGGGYSSGGGGGDGGYTGDISGGGISGGGISGGGISAPSSNYGPPGKSGPY from the exons ATGAAAACCTTCATCTTAATGTCCTGTCTGGCTCTGGCCGCGGCGCGCCCTGAAGCTGGCTACAACTACAACCGTCccggtggcggcggtggctcCATTGGCCTGGGCGGTGGCTCTGGAGGATTTGGAGGTGGTAGCTTCGGCGGCAGCTCCGGCGGCGGCGGCTTTGGTGGCGGATCCGGCGGAGGATTCGGTGGCGGCTCGGGTGGCGGATTCGGCGGTGGTTCAGGTGGCGGATTCGGCGGCGGCTCAGGAGGCGGTTTTGGCGGTGGCTCAGGAGGTGGATTCGGTGGCGGATCCGGCGGTGGTTTCGGAG gcggcggcggcggcggtggcaccACCTTGGTGCAGAAGCACATCTATGTGCATGTGCCACCACCAGAGCAAGAGGAGGTCCGTCAGCGCCCCAATCTGCCCGTGGGACAAGCCCAGAAGCACTACAAGATCATCTTCATTAAGGCGCCATCTCCACCCTCGTACCAGGCTCCAGTCATTCCCCTGCAGCCCCAGAACGAAGAGAAGACCCTCGTCTATGTGTTGGTCAAGAAGCCCGAGGATCAGCAAGATATTGTCATTCCCACGCCAGCACCCACGCAGCCTTCGAAGCCCGAGGTCTACTTCATCAAGTACAAGACCCAAAAGGATGGCGGCGGCATCTCTGGAGGCTCCGGCGGTGGATACTCAtcaggcggcggcggcggtgatGGTGGCTACACTGGTGACATCTCTGGCGGTGGCATCTCTGGCGGCGGCATCTCCGGCGGTGGCATCTCGGCGCCATCCAGCAACTACGGCCCACCCGGCAAGTCTGGTCCCTACTAA